A segment of the Entomomonas moraniae genome:
GGTGGTTTGTTGCCTTCAACCGTTCTGGAAATTAAGCCGTCTTTTTCTAGCTGTTTAAGTTGTAAACTGAGTGTCATTTCTGTGATGTTGGGTATGTTTTTTCGTAGTTCACTGAATCGTTTATTTTTATCTTTTAGGTAGTAAAGAATGACGCCTTTCCATTTTCCGCCTATTAAGTCCATTGCCATGCTAATGCTGCAATGATAGCTTTTGCCATGATGTAGTATTTGACAGGTATTTATGTGTGTCATGTTTTTGCTTATACTCTCTATTTTGATAGGTCTAGCTATTTTTTATAATGATTATAAACTATTTTTAGCTGTGTAATTTGTATAGGGTTCTTATAATTTTATAGGTGGAAAATAGTTATGACATTAATGATTTTAGCGCATCCACAGTTTGAGCATTCGATTGCTAATAAAACAATCTGTGACATTGTCAGTCGAGAAGAGCCGAATTTAGAAATCCGTAACATACATCAGTTGTATCCTAATTATCAGATTGATGTTAAGGCGGAGCAAACTGCTTTATTAGCTCATGATTTGGTTATTCTTCAATACCCTATGTATTGGTTTAATATGCCTGCTATTCTTAAAATTTGGTTTGATGAGGTTTTTACTTATCAGTTTGCTTATGGTTCTAAAGGTAATAAATTAAAAGGTAAATACCTCCTTCCCAGTTTGACGATAGGGCAACCTGCGGTTAATTTTAAAGAAAAGG
Coding sequences within it:
- a CDS encoding winged helix-turn-helix transcriptional regulator; translation: MTHINTCQILHHGKSYHCSISMAMDLIGGKWKGVILYYLKDKNKRFSELRKNIPNITEMTLSLQLKQLEKDGLISRTVEGNKPPLCVTYALTPSGSLLTPILDSLSSWAKDISTNTQNETSTLK
- a CDS encoding NAD(P)H-dependent oxidoreductase, yielding MTLMILAHPQFEHSIANKTICDIVSREEPNLEIRNIHQLYPNYQIDVKAEQTALLAHDLVILQYPMYWFNMPAILKIWFDEVFTYQFAYGSKGNKLKGKYLLPSLTIGQPAVNFKEKDHFLVDDFLQPVKRSAEYAQMNYLDYIALYGVSIVSGYPESEIKDKACMHAQKLLAVIQQYK